The genomic DNA tttatttatttataagctTATTCAAAAGTTTCAcctaaacttaaatttttaagtttaaattaaaatttattttcaacatgCAAATATCAATTGCATaattattcaacatttaaagattgtattttgaaataaaatatgaacctaataactattcaaaattcaaaaaacatgTTAGCTAAAATAGTTCATCTTTATTgctatataagaaaaaataataaccTAGGTGAAAATGAATTCTAATTTAGTTAGTATGAaattactttaaataattttttaaggggaataaatgagagataatattaaaataatgtaacaaatattatgaataaatgagagaaatagtgaaaaataataatgaattatgacatatattaaagaattaagattttttatttttttttatatttaatattttaagtttcaatattaaaataaaaaatattatatatgagcTTGACATGGTCAAATTCAAGCTTTGTCACTTGTAGCCCTCAACTACAattaatttatgcatatttgGTTTATTTGGGTAGGAATAGCCTAAATTAAATTACttcttaaaatgttaaatataagATATAGGATTTGATCAAATAgcataatgaaaatatattaactttgtGCATATATCAATTTGAAATTGTaggttttatatttaattaacatttatttagttgaatattatttttttattattagaattaatttggttttaaatataatatatatatatatatatattttttaatattttattattattattattcatgaATGGttgttaaatgttatattaatttgttaatattttagtcgttttttatttattttaattattatttaactattgaactatttatttagttaaaaattattttttcaaaaaattattatttatagattgattttgaaagtttttgcttaataaaaaaattgcttgaaatttttattgttttggtttttttagttgattaattattttaaagttactttatagatatataaaatatgaataattatatatatatatatatatatatatatattttgaaatatctaatttttttattaagcaCTAGGTCAAATATTTGATACATTCAACTTTAATATGgctatatttaaattaaataatgatttattcaCATTTCATTTATAAGCTATATATGTGTCACCCTTGTCTCAatcatcttatatattttttatttattagaaaaatgtataatatttattattatttagttaaatattataaatttcctaaattttaattttataattttccatttaattatgttacatattatttattattttttaagcatAATTTTGTtctgaataatttttttaaatactgaAACTTCATTATATCCTTATTATaactaagattttttttatcatataaaaaaataactttgttTTTGGAGAATTAAAGATAACAAtgactttatttataaaatattaatgaatgtaacttaatttaaatttttttcaaataaatatatatttttatttattataattcaattacatattttatatcaaattaaaaaaaactcagtTTTACTTGatcaattttcaataattttgatatgaatgttttaaataaagtaaatatattaaaaatgagattttataaaaataaaaatggaaacgGACCAATGAAAGCGTGTATGACCGGGTCTTTATGAATTGGAACCAATAGACCCCAACTTTTTAgcaaataacaataaaaaaaaaaaattactcccGCTTGCGCGCTCCTACGTCcgtactaatttttttttggcgAAGTATTACAGAGTGAGAGTTGGTTAGAAAGGAATGGCCATCCGCGTTCGATAGTAGCTCTCAGCCTCAGACACCTGTAGAGAGATGATTCAATAATACTTTCTATATATATTCAGACGATCATTTCAGTTAATTCACACTGTACCATGCATTCATAAGGACGAACACGAAGATCATACAGTTTTACACACAGACAGTGAATCAGTGAATCGAGACAACAATTGTATACAAAATGGCGGATAAGAGTTCATCATTGGAAGGGATTAAGAATGAGAGCGTTGATCTTGTAAGGACATTCTCATCTCAAATCATCTTTTTTCCATTTCGATCCATCTTCATTAATACTTACTTACTCGTTAggaatgttaataataataatgatcgCATCACTTATTCACTTGCACACAGGAACGGATACCAGTGGAGGAAGTGTTTGAGCAGTTGAAATGTACGAGAGCAGGGTTAACAACTGAAGAAGGGGAGCAGAGGATTCAGATCTTTGGCCCAAACAAGCTTGAGGAGAAGAAGGTCAAACAGCTCTccacaaatttaattattgttatcaTATATTGATAGATCGTCATTTAGATAGATGCATGGGGATTCTGATTTGCTTTAGGCATTTTGTTAACAGGAAAGTAAGCTATTGAAGTTTTTGGGTTTCATGTGGAATCCATTATCATGGGTTATGGAGATTGCTGCAATCATGGCTATTGCTTTAGCCAATGGAGGGGTATTCCGTAATCCTTATCCTTGATCTCTTTgatctaaagaaaaaaaatgacacCTAAAagcttttttaaatataaacgcAGGGGAAGCCACCGGATTGGCAAGATTTTGTTGGTATTGTGGTGTTGCTTGTTATCAATTCAACCATAAGTTTTATTGAAGAAAACAATGCTGGTAATGCTGCAGCAGCATTAATGGCCACACTTGCTCCTCAAGCAAAGGTACACAAAAATGGAGGAGCTTCTATGAAATTAAATTGAATAGAATGAATGATACACTGTACTGTATGTTTATTGTGTTGAATGATTGATTGATTTGTAAGGTCTTGAGAGATGGAAAGTGGGGTGAGCAGGAGGCATGTATCCTGGTGCCTGGTGATGTCATCAGTGTCAAGCTAGGTGATATTATGCCAGCTGATGCTCGTCTCTTAGAAGGAGATCCTCTTAAGATTGATCAATCTGCCCTCACCGGTGAATCCTTGCCAGTAACAAAGAATCCGGGTGATGAAGTATATTCAGGTTCCACCTGTAAACAAGGGGAGATTGAGGCTGTTGTCATTGCCACTGGAGTGCATACCTTCTTTGGAAAAGCAGCTCATCTTGTTGACAGTACCAATCAAGTAGGACATTTCCAAAAGGTGTTGACAGCAATTGGAAACTTCTGCATATGCACCATTGCTATTGGGATCTTGGTAGAGATCGTGGTGATGTACCCGATACAGCATCGCAAGTACAGGGACGGAATTGACAACCTGTTGGTTCTTCTCATCGGAGGAATTCCAATTGCAATGCCAACTGTTTTGTCCGTGACAATGGCAATAGGATCCCATCGCTTAGCTCAACAAGGCGCTATTACAAAGAGGATGACTGCCATTGAGGAGATGGCTGGAATGGATGTCCTCTGCAGTGACAAGACCGGGACTCTGACCTTGAACAAGCTTACAGTCGACAAGAGTCTTGTCGAGGTATAACATTTAATTGATTTgctcaaattataaaaaacaaaattaatctaTGGATGTATATATTGGTTCATTTTACATAGGTGTTTGTTAAAGATATGGACAAGGATATGGTTGTTCTTCTTGCCGCAAGAGCTTCTAGGGTAGAAAATCAAGATGCTATCGATGCATGTATTGTTGGAGTGCTGGCAGATCCTAAAGAGGTAATAATCATGAAGAGAATCCAGGATTTTGTCAATAAAATCtacattttaaaatgttttttaattttattttgtaggcTAGAGCTGGAATCACCGAGGTACACTTCTTTCCCTTTAATCCAGTTCAAAAACGAACAACCATAACATATATCGATGCTGCTGGGTTCTGGCATAGAGTAAGCAAAGGAGCACCTGAACAGGTACAAAGCAtattctacaaaaaaaaaatatattgttattataattaagatattGGTAATAGCTGACTACAAGTACTCTAAACCAGATTATTGAGCTCTGCAATCTCAAGGATGATGTGAGGAAGAAAGCTTTTGATATCATTGATAAGTTTGCTGAACGTGGTCTACGAGCTCTTGGAGTTTGTCAACAagtaaaaatcaaaacaaaaaacaaattctTGTGTTTGTTATCTCATTTGGTTAAATGTTAATTCTCAATATCTTAATCCAATCCAGACTGTACCAGAGAAGAATAAAGAGAGTGCAGGAAATCCATGGGTGTTTGTGGGTATAATGCCTCTGTTTGATCCACCAAGGCATGATAGTGCAGAGACCATCAGACGTGCCTTGAACCTTGGAGTGAATGTGAAAATGATTACTGGTGATCAGCTAGCCATTGGCAAGGAAACTGGTCGCAGGCTTGGCATGGGGACTAACATGTACCCTTCTTCTTCCCTCCTTGGCCAGCACAAGGATGAAAGTATTGCCAATCTCCCTATTGAAGAGCTAATTGAGAAAGCTGATGGCTTTGCTGGTGTCTTCCCTGGTATGTGCTCTAATTTCATCATCGAAGGTTGAAATTGAACAGAACTAGCATCAATTCATTGTCTCGTGTTTCATTGTTCTTGTTGTTGTTGGGCAGAGCACAAATATGAGATCGTGAAGAAACTTCAAGAAAGGAAACATATATGTGGAATGACTGGAGATGGTGTAAACGATGCTCCTGCCTTGAAGAAAGCAGATATCGGTATTGCAGTTGCTGATGCAACAGATGCAGCAAGAAGTGCTTCTGATATTGTCCTGACCGAGCCAGGACTGAGCGTCATTATAAGCGCTGTCTTGACCAGCAGAGCTATTTTCCAGAGAATGAAGAACTACACAATTTACGCCGTCTCGTTAACCATTAGAATAGTATTGGGTTTCATGCTCATCGCTCTGATATGGAAATTCGACTTTTCGCCTTTCATGGTTCTAGTTATCGCCATCCTCAACGATGGAACCATCATGACCATTTCAAAAGACAAGGTGAAACCATCTCCCATGCCTGATTCGTGGAAGCTCAAGGAAATTTTCGCCACTGGCATTGTTCTCGGCACTTATCTAGCCGTGATGACTGTCATTTTCTTCTGGGCTACTGTTCAATCAGATTTCTTCTCCGTAagttactttttttcttttctaactACTACATACATAATGCATATTGATTCTATATATTTACTTTGCAGGAAAAATTTGGTGTTAGATCAATTAGGAATAACAAGGACGAGCTTACATCAGCTCTATATCTTCAAGTCAGCATTGTTAGCCAGGCTCTTATCTTCGTCACTCGATCTAGAAGCTGGTCCTTTGTTGAAC from Impatiens glandulifera chromosome 9, dImpGla2.1, whole genome shotgun sequence includes the following:
- the LOC124913821 gene encoding plasma membrane ATPase-like; translation: MADKSSSLEGIKNESVDLERIPVEEVFEQLKCTRAGLTTEEGEQRIQIFGPNKLEEKKESKLLKFLGFMWNPLSWVMEIAAIMAIALANGGGKPPDWQDFVGIVVLLVINSTISFIEENNAGNAAAALMATLAPQAKVLRDGKWGEQEACILVPGDVISVKLGDIMPADARLLEGDPLKIDQSALTGESLPVTKNPGDEVYSGSTCKQGEIEAVVIATGVHTFFGKAAHLVDSTNQVGHFQKVLTAIGNFCICTIAIGILVEIVVMYPIQHRKYRDGIDNLLVLLIGGIPIAMPTVLSVTMAIGSHRLAQQGAITKRMTAIEEMAGMDVLCSDKTGTLTLNKLTVDKSLVEVFVKDMDKDMVVLLAARASRVENQDAIDACIVGVLADPKEARAGITEVHFFPFNPVQKRTTITYIDAAGFWHRVSKGAPEQIIELCNLKDDVRKKAFDIIDKFAERGLRALGVCQQTVPEKNKESAGNPWVFVGIMPLFDPPRHDSAETIRRALNLGVNVKMITGDQLAIGKETGRRLGMGTNMYPSSSLLGQHKDESIANLPIEELIEKADGFAGVFPEHKYEIVKKLQERKHICGMTGDGVNDAPALKKADIGIAVADATDAARSASDIVLTEPGLSVIISAVLTSRAIFQRMKNYTIYAVSLTIRIVLGFMLIALIWKFDFSPFMVLVIAILNDGTIMTISKDKVKPSPMPDSWKLKEIFATGIVLGTYLAVMTVIFFWATVQSDFFSEKFGVRSIRNNKDELTSALYLQVSIVSQALIFVTRSRSWSFVERPGFLLVIAFILAQLVATFIAVYANWEFAHIHGIGWGWAGVIWLYSVVFYFPLDVFKFLIRYALSGKAWDNLLQRKTAFTTKKDYGRGEREAQWVQAQRTLHGLQPPPQANNELFNDNNGYRELSEIAEQAKRRAEVARLRELHTLKGHVESVVKLKGLDIDTINQHYTV